The Zalophus californianus isolate mZalCal1 chromosome 8, mZalCal1.pri.v2, whole genome shotgun sequence genome has a segment encoding these proteins:
- the ELMO2 gene encoding engulfment and cell motility protein 2 isoform X1, with amino-acid sequence MPPPSDIVKVAIEWPGANAQLLEIDQKRPLASIIKEVCDGWSLPNPEYYTLRYADGPQLYITEQTRSDIKNGTILQLAVSPSRAARQLMERTQSSNMETRLDAMKELAKLSADVTFATEFINMDGIIVLTRLVESGTKLLSHYSEMLAFTLTAFLELMDHGIVSWDMVSITFIKQIAGYVSQPMVDVSILQRSLAILESMVLNSQSLYQKIAEEITVGQLISHLQVSNQEIQTYAIALINALFLKAPEDKRQDMANAFAQKHLRSIILNHVIRGNRPIKTEMAHQLYVLQVLTFNLLEERMMTKMDPNDQAQRDIIFELRRIAFDAESDPGNVPGSGPEKRKAMYTKDYKMLGFTNHINPAMDFTQTPPGMLALDNMLYLAKVHQDTYIRIVLENSSREDKHECPFGRSAIELTKMLCEILQVGELPNEGRNDYHPMFFTHDRAFEELFGICIQLLNKTWKEMRATAEDFNKVMQVVREQITRALPSKPSSLDQFKSKLRSLSYSEILRLRQSERMSQDDFQSPPIVELREKIQPEILELIKQQRLNRLCEGSSFRKIGNRRRQERFWYCRLALNHKVLHYGDLDDNPQGEVTFESLQEKIPVADIKAIVTGKDCPHMKEKSALKQNKEVLELAFSILYDPDETLNFIAPNKYEYCIWIDGLSALLGKDMSSELTKSDLDTLLSMEMKLRLLDLENIQIPEAPPPVPKEPSSYDFVYHYG; translated from the exons ATGCCACCGCCATCAGACATTGTCAAAGTAGCCATTGAGTGGCCAGGTGCTAATGCTCAGCTCCTTGAAATCGACCAG AAACGGCCTCTGGCATCCATCATCAAGGAAGTTTGTGATGG GTGGTCATTGCCGAACCCAGAGTATTACACCCTCCGTTATGCAGATGGCCCCCAGCTCTACATCACCGAGCAG ACGCGCAGTGACATTAAGAATGGGACCATCTTACAGCTGGCTGTCTCTCCG TCCCGGGCCGCACGCCAGCTGATGGAGAGGACCCAGTCGTCCAACATGGAGACCCGGCTGGATGCCATGAAGGAGCTGGCCAAGCTCTCTGCTGATGTGACCTTCGCCACTGAGTTCATCAACATGGATGGCATCATTGTGCTCACACGGCTTGTGGAAAGTGGAACCAAGCTCTTGTCCCA CTACAGTGAGATGCTGGCATTCACCTTGACTGCCTTCTTAGAGCTCATGGACCACGGCATTGTCTCCTGGGACATGGTTTCAATCACCTTCATTAAGCAG ATTGCAGGGTACGTGAGCCAGCCCATGGTGGACGTGTCCATCCTTCAGAGGTCCCTGGCCATCCTGGAGAGCATGGTCTTGAACAGCCAGAGTCTATACCAGAAGATCGCGGAGGAAATCACCGTGGGACAGCTCATCTCTCACCTCCAGGT CTCCAACCAGGAGATTCAGACCTACGCCATTGCACTGATTAACGCGCTTTTCCTGAAGGCTCCTGAGGACAAGCGACAG GATATGGCCAATGCATTTGCACAGAAGCACCTTCGGTCCATAATCCTGAAT CATGTGATCCGAGGGAACCGCCCAATCAAAACTGAGATGGCCCATCAGCTGTATGTCCTGCAAGTCCTGACCTTTAACCTTCTGGAAGAAAGGATGATGACCAAGATGGACCCCAATGACCAG GCTCAAAGAGACATCATATTTGAACTGAGAAGGATCGCATTTGATGCAGAGTCTGACCCTGGCAACGTCCCCGGGAGTGGGCCTGAGAAGCGCAAAGCCATGTATACCAAGGACTACAAAATGCTGGGATTCACT AACCATATCAACCCAGCGATGGACTTTACCCAGACTCCTCCTGGAATGCTGGCCTTGGACAACATGCTGTACTTGGCTAAAGTCCATCAGGACACCTACATCCGG ATCGTCCTGGAGAACAGTAGCCGGGAGGACAAACACGAGTGCCCTTTCGGCCGCAGCGCCATCGAGCTCACCAAAATGCTCTGCGAAATCCTGCAGGTTGGGGAGCTGC CCAACGAGGGCCGCAACGACTACCACCCGATGTTCTTTACCCATGACCGCGCGTTTGAGGAGCTCTTCGGGATCTGCATCCAGCTGCTGAACAAGACCTGGAAGGAGATGAGGGCGACAGCCGAGGACTTCAACAAG GTCATGCAGGTGGTCCGAGAGCAGATCACTCGAGCTTTGCCCTCCAAACCCAGCTCTTTGGATCAGTTCAAGAGCAAACTGCGTAGCCTGAGCTACTCTGAGATCCTGCGACTGCGCCAGTCTGAGCGGATGAGTCAGGATGACTTCCAGTCCCCGCCAATCGT GGAGCTGAGGGAGAAGATCCAGCCTGAGATCCTGGAGCTGATCAAGCAGCAGCGTCTGAACCGGCTCTGTGAGGGCAGCAGCTTCCGGAAGATTGGGAACCGCCGGAGGCAAG AACGTTTCTGGTACTGCCGCTTGGCACTGAACCACAAAGTCCTGCACTATGGTGACTTGGATGACAACCCTCAAGGGGAGGTGACGTTTGAATCCCTGCAGGAGAAAA TTCCTGTTGCAGACATTAAGGCCATCGTCACTGGGAAGGATTGCCCCCACATGAAAGAGAAGAGCGCTCTGAAACAGAACAAG GAGGTGTTGGAGTTGGCGTTCTCCATCCTGTATGACCCTGATGAGACCTTAAACTTCATCGCACCTAACAAGTATGAG TACTGCATTTGGATTGACGGCCTCAGTGCCCTTCTGGGGAAGGACATGTCCAGCGAGCTGACCAAGAGTGACCTggacaccctgctgagcatggagatgAAGCTGCGGCTTCTGGATCTGGAGAACATCCAGATTCCTGAAGCCCCACCGCCAGTGCCCAAGGAGCCCAGCAGCTATGACTTTGTCTATCACTACggctga
- the ELMO2 gene encoding engulfment and cell motility protein 2 isoform X5, producing MPPPSDIVKVAIEWPGANAQLLEIDQKRPLASIIKEVCDGWSLPNPEYYTLRYADGPQLYITEQTRSDIKNGTILQLAVSPSRAARQLMERTQSSNMETRLDAMKELAKLSADVTFATEFINMDGIIVLTRLVESGTKLLSHYSEMLAFTLTAFLELMDHGIVSWDMVSITFIKQIAGYVSQPMVDVSILQRSLAILESMVLNSQSLYQKIAEEITVGQLISHLQVSNQEIQTYAIALINALFLKAPEDKRQDKHLNPLDLPVTDMANAFAQKHLRSIILNHVIRGNRPIKTEMAHQLYVLQVLTFNLLEERMMTKMDPNDQAQRDIIFELRRIAFDAESDPGNVPGSGPEKRKAMYTKDYKMLGFTNHINPAMDFTQTPPGMLALDNMLYLAKVHQDTYIRIVLENSSREDKHECPFGRSAIELTKMLCEILQVGELPNEGRNDYHPMFFTHDRAFEELFGICIQLLNKTWKEMRATAEDFNKVMQVVREQITRALPSKPSSLDQFKSKLRSLSYSEILRLRQSERMSQDDFQSPPIVELREKIQPEILELIKQQRLNRLCEGSSFRKIGNRRRQERFWYCRLALNHKVLHYGDLDDNPQGEVTFESLQEKIPVADIKAIVTGKDCPHMKEKSALKQNKEVLELAFSILYDPDETLNFIAPNKYEYCIWIDGLSALLGKDMSSELTKSDLDTLLSMEMKLRLLDLENIQIPEAPPPVPKEPSSYDFVYHYG from the exons ATGCCACCGCCATCAGACATTGTCAAAGTAGCCATTGAGTGGCCAGGTGCTAATGCTCAGCTCCTTGAAATCGACCAG AAACGGCCTCTGGCATCCATCATCAAGGAAGTTTGTGATGG GTGGTCATTGCCGAACCCAGAGTATTACACCCTCCGTTATGCAGATGGCCCCCAGCTCTACATCACCGAGCAG ACGCGCAGTGACATTAAGAATGGGACCATCTTACAGCTGGCTGTCTCTCCG TCCCGGGCCGCACGCCAGCTGATGGAGAGGACCCAGTCGTCCAACATGGAGACCCGGCTGGATGCCATGAAGGAGCTGGCCAAGCTCTCTGCTGATGTGACCTTCGCCACTGAGTTCATCAACATGGATGGCATCATTGTGCTCACACGGCTTGTGGAAAGTGGAACCAAGCTCTTGTCCCA CTACAGTGAGATGCTGGCATTCACCTTGACTGCCTTCTTAGAGCTCATGGACCACGGCATTGTCTCCTGGGACATGGTTTCAATCACCTTCATTAAGCAG ATTGCAGGGTACGTGAGCCAGCCCATGGTGGACGTGTCCATCCTTCAGAGGTCCCTGGCCATCCTGGAGAGCATGGTCTTGAACAGCCAGAGTCTATACCAGAAGATCGCGGAGGAAATCACCGTGGGACAGCTCATCTCTCACCTCCAGGT CTCCAACCAGGAGATTCAGACCTACGCCATTGCACTGATTAACGCGCTTTTCCTGAAGGCTCCTGAGGACAAGCGACAG GACAAGCACCTTAACCCTCTAGACCTGCCTGTCACT GATATGGCCAATGCATTTGCACAGAAGCACCTTCGGTCCATAATCCTGAAT CATGTGATCCGAGGGAACCGCCCAATCAAAACTGAGATGGCCCATCAGCTGTATGTCCTGCAAGTCCTGACCTTTAACCTTCTGGAAGAAAGGATGATGACCAAGATGGACCCCAATGACCAG GCTCAAAGAGACATCATATTTGAACTGAGAAGGATCGCATTTGATGCAGAGTCTGACCCTGGCAACGTCCCCGGGAGTGGGCCTGAGAAGCGCAAAGCCATGTATACCAAGGACTACAAAATGCTGGGATTCACT AACCATATCAACCCAGCGATGGACTTTACCCAGACTCCTCCTGGAATGCTGGCCTTGGACAACATGCTGTACTTGGCTAAAGTCCATCAGGACACCTACATCCGG ATCGTCCTGGAGAACAGTAGCCGGGAGGACAAACACGAGTGCCCTTTCGGCCGCAGCGCCATCGAGCTCACCAAAATGCTCTGCGAAATCCTGCAGGTTGGGGAGCTGC CCAACGAGGGCCGCAACGACTACCACCCGATGTTCTTTACCCATGACCGCGCGTTTGAGGAGCTCTTCGGGATCTGCATCCAGCTGCTGAACAAGACCTGGAAGGAGATGAGGGCGACAGCCGAGGACTTCAACAAG GTCATGCAGGTGGTCCGAGAGCAGATCACTCGAGCTTTGCCCTCCAAACCCAGCTCTTTGGATCAGTTCAAGAGCAAACTGCGTAGCCTGAGCTACTCTGAGATCCTGCGACTGCGCCAGTCTGAGCGGATGAGTCAGGATGACTTCCAGTCCCCGCCAATCGT GGAGCTGAGGGAGAAGATCCAGCCTGAGATCCTGGAGCTGATCAAGCAGCAGCGTCTGAACCGGCTCTGTGAGGGCAGCAGCTTCCGGAAGATTGGGAACCGCCGGAGGCAAG AACGTTTCTGGTACTGCCGCTTGGCACTGAACCACAAAGTCCTGCACTATGGTGACTTGGATGACAACCCTCAAGGGGAGGTGACGTTTGAATCCCTGCAGGAGAAAA TTCCTGTTGCAGACATTAAGGCCATCGTCACTGGGAAGGATTGCCCCCACATGAAAGAGAAGAGCGCTCTGAAACAGAACAAG GAGGTGTTGGAGTTGGCGTTCTCCATCCTGTATGACCCTGATGAGACCTTAAACTTCATCGCACCTAACAAGTATGAG TACTGCATTTGGATTGACGGCCTCAGTGCCCTTCTGGGGAAGGACATGTCCAGCGAGCTGACCAAGAGTGACCTggacaccctgctgagcatggagatgAAGCTGCGGCTTCTGGATCTGGAGAACATCCAGATTCCTGAAGCCCCACCGCCAGTGCCCAAGGAGCCCAGCAGCTATGACTTTGTCTATCACTACggctga
- the ELMO2 gene encoding engulfment and cell motility protein 2 isoform X2: protein MPPPSDIVKVAIEWPGANAQLLEIDQKRPLASIIKEVCDGWSLPNPEYYTLRYADGPQLYITEQTRSDIKNGTILQLAVSPSRAARQLMERTQSSNMETRLDAMKELAKLSADVTFATEFINMDGIIVLTRLVESGTKLLSHYSEMLAFTLTAFLELMDHGIVSWDMVSITFIKQIAGYVSQPMVDVSILQRSLAILESMVLNSQSLYQKIAEEITVGQLISHLQVSNQEIQTYAIALINALFLKAPEDKRQDMANAFAQKHLRSIILNHVIRGNRPIKTEMAHQLYVLQVLTFNLLEERMMTKMDPNDQAQRDIIFELRRIAFDAESDPGNVPGSGPEKRKAMYTKDYKMLGFTNHINPAMDFTQTPPGMLALDNMLYLAKVHQDTYIRIVLENSSREDKHECPFGRSAIELTKMLCEILQVGELPNEGRNDYHPMFFTHDRAFEELFGICIQLLNKTWKEMRATAEDFNKVMQVVREQITRALPSKPSSLDQFKSKLRSLSYSEILRLRQSERMSQDDFQSPPIVELREKIQPEILELIKQQRLNRLCEGSSFRKIGNRRRQERFWYCRLALNHKVLHYGDLDDNPQGEVTFESLQEKIPVADIKAIVTGKDCPHMKEKSALKQNKVLELAFSILYDPDETLNFIAPNKYEYCIWIDGLSALLGKDMSSELTKSDLDTLLSMEMKLRLLDLENIQIPEAPPPVPKEPSSYDFVYHYG from the exons ATGCCACCGCCATCAGACATTGTCAAAGTAGCCATTGAGTGGCCAGGTGCTAATGCTCAGCTCCTTGAAATCGACCAG AAACGGCCTCTGGCATCCATCATCAAGGAAGTTTGTGATGG GTGGTCATTGCCGAACCCAGAGTATTACACCCTCCGTTATGCAGATGGCCCCCAGCTCTACATCACCGAGCAG ACGCGCAGTGACATTAAGAATGGGACCATCTTACAGCTGGCTGTCTCTCCG TCCCGGGCCGCACGCCAGCTGATGGAGAGGACCCAGTCGTCCAACATGGAGACCCGGCTGGATGCCATGAAGGAGCTGGCCAAGCTCTCTGCTGATGTGACCTTCGCCACTGAGTTCATCAACATGGATGGCATCATTGTGCTCACACGGCTTGTGGAAAGTGGAACCAAGCTCTTGTCCCA CTACAGTGAGATGCTGGCATTCACCTTGACTGCCTTCTTAGAGCTCATGGACCACGGCATTGTCTCCTGGGACATGGTTTCAATCACCTTCATTAAGCAG ATTGCAGGGTACGTGAGCCAGCCCATGGTGGACGTGTCCATCCTTCAGAGGTCCCTGGCCATCCTGGAGAGCATGGTCTTGAACAGCCAGAGTCTATACCAGAAGATCGCGGAGGAAATCACCGTGGGACAGCTCATCTCTCACCTCCAGGT CTCCAACCAGGAGATTCAGACCTACGCCATTGCACTGATTAACGCGCTTTTCCTGAAGGCTCCTGAGGACAAGCGACAG GATATGGCCAATGCATTTGCACAGAAGCACCTTCGGTCCATAATCCTGAAT CATGTGATCCGAGGGAACCGCCCAATCAAAACTGAGATGGCCCATCAGCTGTATGTCCTGCAAGTCCTGACCTTTAACCTTCTGGAAGAAAGGATGATGACCAAGATGGACCCCAATGACCAG GCTCAAAGAGACATCATATTTGAACTGAGAAGGATCGCATTTGATGCAGAGTCTGACCCTGGCAACGTCCCCGGGAGTGGGCCTGAGAAGCGCAAAGCCATGTATACCAAGGACTACAAAATGCTGGGATTCACT AACCATATCAACCCAGCGATGGACTTTACCCAGACTCCTCCTGGAATGCTGGCCTTGGACAACATGCTGTACTTGGCTAAAGTCCATCAGGACACCTACATCCGG ATCGTCCTGGAGAACAGTAGCCGGGAGGACAAACACGAGTGCCCTTTCGGCCGCAGCGCCATCGAGCTCACCAAAATGCTCTGCGAAATCCTGCAGGTTGGGGAGCTGC CCAACGAGGGCCGCAACGACTACCACCCGATGTTCTTTACCCATGACCGCGCGTTTGAGGAGCTCTTCGGGATCTGCATCCAGCTGCTGAACAAGACCTGGAAGGAGATGAGGGCGACAGCCGAGGACTTCAACAAG GTCATGCAGGTGGTCCGAGAGCAGATCACTCGAGCTTTGCCCTCCAAACCCAGCTCTTTGGATCAGTTCAAGAGCAAACTGCGTAGCCTGAGCTACTCTGAGATCCTGCGACTGCGCCAGTCTGAGCGGATGAGTCAGGATGACTTCCAGTCCCCGCCAATCGT GGAGCTGAGGGAGAAGATCCAGCCTGAGATCCTGGAGCTGATCAAGCAGCAGCGTCTGAACCGGCTCTGTGAGGGCAGCAGCTTCCGGAAGATTGGGAACCGCCGGAGGCAAG AACGTTTCTGGTACTGCCGCTTGGCACTGAACCACAAAGTCCTGCACTATGGTGACTTGGATGACAACCCTCAAGGGGAGGTGACGTTTGAATCCCTGCAGGAGAAAA TTCCTGTTGCAGACATTAAGGCCATCGTCACTGGGAAGGATTGCCCCCACATGAAAGAGAAGAGCGCTCTGAAACAGAACAAG GTGTTGGAGTTGGCGTTCTCCATCCTGTATGACCCTGATGAGACCTTAAACTTCATCGCACCTAACAAGTATGAG TACTGCATTTGGATTGACGGCCTCAGTGCCCTTCTGGGGAAGGACATGTCCAGCGAGCTGACCAAGAGTGACCTggacaccctgctgagcatggagatgAAGCTGCGGCTTCTGGATCTGGAGAACATCCAGATTCCTGAAGCCCCACCGCCAGTGCCCAAGGAGCCCAGCAGCTATGACTTTGTCTATCACTACggctga
- the ELMO2 gene encoding engulfment and cell motility protein 2 isoform X3, with protein MPPPSDIVKVAIEWPGANAQLLEIDQKRPLASIIKEVCDGWSLPNPEYYTLRYADGPQLYITEQTRSDIKNGTILQLAVSPSRAARQLMERTQSSNMETRLDAMKELAKLSADVTFATEFINMDGIIVLTRLVESGTKLLSHEMLAFTLTAFLELMDHGIVSWDMVSITFIKQIAGYVSQPMVDVSILQRSLAILESMVLNSQSLYQKIAEEITVGQLISHLQVSNQEIQTYAIALINALFLKAPEDKRQDMANAFAQKHLRSIILNHVIRGNRPIKTEMAHQLYVLQVLTFNLLEERMMTKMDPNDQAQRDIIFELRRIAFDAESDPGNVPGSGPEKRKAMYTKDYKMLGFTNHINPAMDFTQTPPGMLALDNMLYLAKVHQDTYIRIVLENSSREDKHECPFGRSAIELTKMLCEILQVGELPNEGRNDYHPMFFTHDRAFEELFGICIQLLNKTWKEMRATAEDFNKVMQVVREQITRALPSKPSSLDQFKSKLRSLSYSEILRLRQSERMSQDDFQSPPIVELREKIQPEILELIKQQRLNRLCEGSSFRKIGNRRRQERFWYCRLALNHKVLHYGDLDDNPQGEVTFESLQEKIPVADIKAIVTGKDCPHMKEKSALKQNKEVLELAFSILYDPDETLNFIAPNKYEYCIWIDGLSALLGKDMSSELTKSDLDTLLSMEMKLRLLDLENIQIPEAPPPVPKEPSSYDFVYHYG; from the exons ATGCCACCGCCATCAGACATTGTCAAAGTAGCCATTGAGTGGCCAGGTGCTAATGCTCAGCTCCTTGAAATCGACCAG AAACGGCCTCTGGCATCCATCATCAAGGAAGTTTGTGATGG GTGGTCATTGCCGAACCCAGAGTATTACACCCTCCGTTATGCAGATGGCCCCCAGCTCTACATCACCGAGCAG ACGCGCAGTGACATTAAGAATGGGACCATCTTACAGCTGGCTGTCTCTCCG TCCCGGGCCGCACGCCAGCTGATGGAGAGGACCCAGTCGTCCAACATGGAGACCCGGCTGGATGCCATGAAGGAGCTGGCCAAGCTCTCTGCTGATGTGACCTTCGCCACTGAGTTCATCAACATGGATGGCATCATTGTGCTCACACGGCTTGTGGAAAGTGGAACCAAGCTCTTGTCCCA TGAGATGCTGGCATTCACCTTGACTGCCTTCTTAGAGCTCATGGACCACGGCATTGTCTCCTGGGACATGGTTTCAATCACCTTCATTAAGCAG ATTGCAGGGTACGTGAGCCAGCCCATGGTGGACGTGTCCATCCTTCAGAGGTCCCTGGCCATCCTGGAGAGCATGGTCTTGAACAGCCAGAGTCTATACCAGAAGATCGCGGAGGAAATCACCGTGGGACAGCTCATCTCTCACCTCCAGGT CTCCAACCAGGAGATTCAGACCTACGCCATTGCACTGATTAACGCGCTTTTCCTGAAGGCTCCTGAGGACAAGCGACAG GATATGGCCAATGCATTTGCACAGAAGCACCTTCGGTCCATAATCCTGAAT CATGTGATCCGAGGGAACCGCCCAATCAAAACTGAGATGGCCCATCAGCTGTATGTCCTGCAAGTCCTGACCTTTAACCTTCTGGAAGAAAGGATGATGACCAAGATGGACCCCAATGACCAG GCTCAAAGAGACATCATATTTGAACTGAGAAGGATCGCATTTGATGCAGAGTCTGACCCTGGCAACGTCCCCGGGAGTGGGCCTGAGAAGCGCAAAGCCATGTATACCAAGGACTACAAAATGCTGGGATTCACT AACCATATCAACCCAGCGATGGACTTTACCCAGACTCCTCCTGGAATGCTGGCCTTGGACAACATGCTGTACTTGGCTAAAGTCCATCAGGACACCTACATCCGG ATCGTCCTGGAGAACAGTAGCCGGGAGGACAAACACGAGTGCCCTTTCGGCCGCAGCGCCATCGAGCTCACCAAAATGCTCTGCGAAATCCTGCAGGTTGGGGAGCTGC CCAACGAGGGCCGCAACGACTACCACCCGATGTTCTTTACCCATGACCGCGCGTTTGAGGAGCTCTTCGGGATCTGCATCCAGCTGCTGAACAAGACCTGGAAGGAGATGAGGGCGACAGCCGAGGACTTCAACAAG GTCATGCAGGTGGTCCGAGAGCAGATCACTCGAGCTTTGCCCTCCAAACCCAGCTCTTTGGATCAGTTCAAGAGCAAACTGCGTAGCCTGAGCTACTCTGAGATCCTGCGACTGCGCCAGTCTGAGCGGATGAGTCAGGATGACTTCCAGTCCCCGCCAATCGT GGAGCTGAGGGAGAAGATCCAGCCTGAGATCCTGGAGCTGATCAAGCAGCAGCGTCTGAACCGGCTCTGTGAGGGCAGCAGCTTCCGGAAGATTGGGAACCGCCGGAGGCAAG AACGTTTCTGGTACTGCCGCTTGGCACTGAACCACAAAGTCCTGCACTATGGTGACTTGGATGACAACCCTCAAGGGGAGGTGACGTTTGAATCCCTGCAGGAGAAAA TTCCTGTTGCAGACATTAAGGCCATCGTCACTGGGAAGGATTGCCCCCACATGAAAGAGAAGAGCGCTCTGAAACAGAACAAG GAGGTGTTGGAGTTGGCGTTCTCCATCCTGTATGACCCTGATGAGACCTTAAACTTCATCGCACCTAACAAGTATGAG TACTGCATTTGGATTGACGGCCTCAGTGCCCTTCTGGGGAAGGACATGTCCAGCGAGCTGACCAAGAGTGACCTggacaccctgctgagcatggagatgAAGCTGCGGCTTCTGGATCTGGAGAACATCCAGATTCCTGAAGCCCCACCGCCAGTGCCCAAGGAGCCCAGCAGCTATGACTTTGTCTATCACTACggctga
- the ELMO2 gene encoding engulfment and cell motility protein 2 isoform X4 yields MPPPSDIVKVAIEWPGANAQLLEIDQKRPLASIIKEVCDGWSLPNPEYYTLRYADGPQLYITEQTRSDIKNGTILQLAVSPSRAARQLMERTQSSNMETRLDAMKELAKLSADVTFATEFINMDGIIVLTRLVESGTKLLSHYSEMLAFTLTAFLELMDHGIVSWDMVSITFIKQIAGYVSQPMVDVSILQRSLAILESMVLNSQSLYQKIAEEITVGQLISHLQVSNQEIQTYAIALINALFLKAPEDKRQDMANAFAQKHLRSIILNHVIRGNRPIKTEMAHQLYVLQVLTFNLLEERMMTKMDPNDQAQRDIIFELRRIAFDAESDPGNVPGSGPEKRKAMYTKDYKMLGFTIVLENSSREDKHECPFGRSAIELTKMLCEILQVGELPNEGRNDYHPMFFTHDRAFEELFGICIQLLNKTWKEMRATAEDFNKVMQVVREQITRALPSKPSSLDQFKSKLRSLSYSEILRLRQSERMSQDDFQSPPIVELREKIQPEILELIKQQRLNRLCEGSSFRKIGNRRRQERFWYCRLALNHKVLHYGDLDDNPQGEVTFESLQEKIPVADIKAIVTGKDCPHMKEKSALKQNKEVLELAFSILYDPDETLNFIAPNKYEYCIWIDGLSALLGKDMSSELTKSDLDTLLSMEMKLRLLDLENIQIPEAPPPVPKEPSSYDFVYHYG; encoded by the exons ATGCCACCGCCATCAGACATTGTCAAAGTAGCCATTGAGTGGCCAGGTGCTAATGCTCAGCTCCTTGAAATCGACCAG AAACGGCCTCTGGCATCCATCATCAAGGAAGTTTGTGATGG GTGGTCATTGCCGAACCCAGAGTATTACACCCTCCGTTATGCAGATGGCCCCCAGCTCTACATCACCGAGCAG ACGCGCAGTGACATTAAGAATGGGACCATCTTACAGCTGGCTGTCTCTCCG TCCCGGGCCGCACGCCAGCTGATGGAGAGGACCCAGTCGTCCAACATGGAGACCCGGCTGGATGCCATGAAGGAGCTGGCCAAGCTCTCTGCTGATGTGACCTTCGCCACTGAGTTCATCAACATGGATGGCATCATTGTGCTCACACGGCTTGTGGAAAGTGGAACCAAGCTCTTGTCCCA CTACAGTGAGATGCTGGCATTCACCTTGACTGCCTTCTTAGAGCTCATGGACCACGGCATTGTCTCCTGGGACATGGTTTCAATCACCTTCATTAAGCAG ATTGCAGGGTACGTGAGCCAGCCCATGGTGGACGTGTCCATCCTTCAGAGGTCCCTGGCCATCCTGGAGAGCATGGTCTTGAACAGCCAGAGTCTATACCAGAAGATCGCGGAGGAAATCACCGTGGGACAGCTCATCTCTCACCTCCAGGT CTCCAACCAGGAGATTCAGACCTACGCCATTGCACTGATTAACGCGCTTTTCCTGAAGGCTCCTGAGGACAAGCGACAG GATATGGCCAATGCATTTGCACAGAAGCACCTTCGGTCCATAATCCTGAAT CATGTGATCCGAGGGAACCGCCCAATCAAAACTGAGATGGCCCATCAGCTGTATGTCCTGCAAGTCCTGACCTTTAACCTTCTGGAAGAAAGGATGATGACCAAGATGGACCCCAATGACCAG GCTCAAAGAGACATCATATTTGAACTGAGAAGGATCGCATTTGATGCAGAGTCTGACCCTGGCAACGTCCCCGGGAGTGGGCCTGAGAAGCGCAAAGCCATGTATACCAAGGACTACAAAATGCTGGGATTCACT ATCGTCCTGGAGAACAGTAGCCGGGAGGACAAACACGAGTGCCCTTTCGGCCGCAGCGCCATCGAGCTCACCAAAATGCTCTGCGAAATCCTGCAGGTTGGGGAGCTGC CCAACGAGGGCCGCAACGACTACCACCCGATGTTCTTTACCCATGACCGCGCGTTTGAGGAGCTCTTCGGGATCTGCATCCAGCTGCTGAACAAGACCTGGAAGGAGATGAGGGCGACAGCCGAGGACTTCAACAAG GTCATGCAGGTGGTCCGAGAGCAGATCACTCGAGCTTTGCCCTCCAAACCCAGCTCTTTGGATCAGTTCAAGAGCAAACTGCGTAGCCTGAGCTACTCTGAGATCCTGCGACTGCGCCAGTCTGAGCGGATGAGTCAGGATGACTTCCAGTCCCCGCCAATCGT GGAGCTGAGGGAGAAGATCCAGCCTGAGATCCTGGAGCTGATCAAGCAGCAGCGTCTGAACCGGCTCTGTGAGGGCAGCAGCTTCCGGAAGATTGGGAACCGCCGGAGGCAAG AACGTTTCTGGTACTGCCGCTTGGCACTGAACCACAAAGTCCTGCACTATGGTGACTTGGATGACAACCCTCAAGGGGAGGTGACGTTTGAATCCCTGCAGGAGAAAA TTCCTGTTGCAGACATTAAGGCCATCGTCACTGGGAAGGATTGCCCCCACATGAAAGAGAAGAGCGCTCTGAAACAGAACAAG GAGGTGTTGGAGTTGGCGTTCTCCATCCTGTATGACCCTGATGAGACCTTAAACTTCATCGCACCTAACAAGTATGAG TACTGCATTTGGATTGACGGCCTCAGTGCCCTTCTGGGGAAGGACATGTCCAGCGAGCTGACCAAGAGTGACCTggacaccctgctgagcatggagatgAAGCTGCGGCTTCTGGATCTGGAGAACATCCAGATTCCTGAAGCCCCACCGCCAGTGCCCAAGGAGCCCAGCAGCTATGACTTTGTCTATCACTACggctga